One Chryseobacterium indoltheticum DNA segment encodes these proteins:
- a CDS encoding Fur family transcriptional regulator, whose translation MIRRSTPTKEAVLNVLAGSRKAMSQEAIMKKVEIDIDRATIYRVLNRFCEDGVLHRIVAEDGKQYFAVCIKCDEKKMADHHFHFRCTKCETIECLPNEVQFTLEKGYLVESVNCILTGICKDCA comes from the coding sequence ATGATAAGAAGAAGTACCCCAACAAAAGAGGCAGTTTTGAATGTTCTAGCAGGCTCTCGAAAAGCGATGAGTCAGGAAGCTATCATGAAAAAAGTTGAGATTGATATCGACAGAGCAACAATTTACCGTGTTCTCAATCGGTTCTGTGAAGATGGCGTTCTCCATAGAATTGTTGCAGAAGACGGTAAACAGTATTTTGCGGTCTGCATCAAATGTGACGAAAAAAAAATGGCAGATCATCATTTTCATTTTCGATGCACAAAATGCGAAACGATAGAATGTCTGCCAAATGAAGTTCAGTTTACGTTAGAAAAAGGCTATTTAGTTGAAAGTGTAAACTGTATTTTAACCGGAATTTGTAAGGATTGTGCATAA
- a CDS encoding NAD(P)/FAD-dependent oxidoreductase, whose translation MSNTEYEVIIIGGSYSGLSAAMALGRSLRKTLVIDSGKPCNEQTPHSHNFLTQDGKSPKEIAESAQKQVSEYETVHFHKGKATDAKKSENGFEITIEKGEKFHSKKLIIATGLVDEVPDIKGFKESWGISLIHCPYCHGYEYKGKKTGIIANNDKAVHISSLVKNLTEDITILTQGKANFTEEQMEKLKRNNIQIIEHEISELKHDNGIVESIIFSDQTEMKFEAVYGAFPFHQHSEIPKNLACEFTEFGHIKTDQFQKTNIPGVFVCGDNSSMMRSVSSAVMTGNVAGAMVNMELVTDCF comes from the coding sequence ATGAGCAACACAGAATACGAAGTAATCATCATCGGAGGAAGTTATTCCGGGCTTTCAGCAGCAATGGCTTTAGGTAGATCATTAAGAAAAACTTTAGTAATAGACAGCGGAAAGCCCTGTAATGAACAAACTCCACATTCTCATAATTTCCTGACACAGGATGGAAAATCACCTAAAGAAATCGCAGAAAGTGCGCAAAAGCAAGTAAGTGAATATGAGACGGTTCATTTTCACAAAGGAAAAGCAACTGATGCCAAAAAATCTGAAAACGGTTTTGAAATCACTATAGAAAAAGGAGAAAAATTTCATTCAAAGAAATTGATTATTGCAACGGGACTTGTAGATGAGGTTCCTGACATCAAAGGTTTTAAAGAATCTTGGGGAATTTCTTTAATTCATTGCCCGTATTGTCACGGATATGAATATAAAGGCAAGAAAACAGGAATTATTGCCAATAATGATAAAGCGGTTCATATTTCTTCGCTTGTGAAAAACCTAACCGAAGATATTACAATCCTAACACAAGGAAAAGCCAACTTTACAGAAGAACAAATGGAAAAACTGAAACGAAACAATATTCAAATTATTGAACATGAAATTTCTGAATTGAAGCACGATAACGGAATCGTTGAAAGCATTATTTTTTCAGATCAAACAGAAATGAAATTCGAAGCAGTTTACGGAGCCTTTCCTTTTCATCAGCATTCTGAGATTCCGAAAAATTTAGCTTGTGAATTTACAGAATTTGGTCATATAAAAACAGATCAGTTTCAGAAAACCAACATTCCGGGAGTTTTTGTGTGTGGCGACAATTCTTCAATGATGCGTTCGGTGTCTAGCGCAGTGATGACAGGAAATGTAGCCGGAGCAATGGTGAATATGGAATTGGTGACGGATTGTTTTTAG
- a CDS encoding GLPGLI family protein, with the protein MNKIFIILFFVIASKISAQNQRFIYEYKYIPDSTKVDSILTENMRLTIFKDHSEFLSEMKAKRDSAILKSSQKGNREIGTDLSSGNIRSMVWKNKNNLKNYSTEFIGMESYKVIDETDLNWELIDETKKIQNYNCQKAMLKFGDREWTAWFTTELPFQDGPHLFRKLPGLIVAIEDSRKHHSFQLIANYKTNEGTSVIKPFHLLKDYEVNRKQFNKKWNDFRKNPISSNEQFLLMNPQIISFKSYDENGNEIDANNFKRAGIEKARKNLVKNNNFLDLALYK; encoded by the coding sequence ATGAATAAGATCTTCATAATTCTATTTTTCGTTATTGCTTCAAAAATTAGTGCACAAAATCAAAGATTCATTTATGAATATAAATACATTCCCGATTCTACAAAAGTTGACAGTATTTTAACAGAAAATATGCGTCTCACTATTTTTAAAGATCATTCTGAATTTCTGAGCGAAATGAAAGCGAAAAGAGATTCTGCAATTCTAAAATCATCACAGAAAGGTAATAGAGAAATCGGGACTGATCTTTCTTCAGGAAATATACGTTCGATGGTTTGGAAAAACAAAAATAATCTAAAAAATTATTCAACAGAATTCATTGGAATGGAATCTTACAAAGTAATCGATGAAACAGATTTAAATTGGGAATTAATCGATGAAACGAAAAAAATTCAGAATTACAATTGCCAGAAAGCAATGTTAAAATTTGGCGACAGAGAATGGACGGCTTGGTTTACAACAGAATTGCCATTTCAGGACGGTCCGCATTTATTCAGGAAACTTCCGGGTTTAATTGTGGCTATTGAAGATTCTAGAAAGCATCACTCTTTTCAGCTTATCGCCAATTATAAAACCAATGAGGGAACTTCCGTTATCAAACCGTTTCATTTATTGAAAGACTATGAAGTAAACAGGAAGCAGTTTAATAAAAAATGGAATGACTTCAGGAAAAACCCGATTAGTTCAAATGAACAGTTTTTATTAATGAATCCACAGATTATTAGTTTTAAATCCTATGACGAAAACGGGAATGAAATAGATGCAAATAATTTTAAAAGGGCAGGAATAGAAAAGGCAAGAAAAAATTTAGTAAAAAATAATAATTTTCTTGATCTTGCCTTGTACAAATAA
- a CDS encoding S41 family peptidase codes for MKKTSVLLIFFLFQQSVFAQKDQYDDFIKTWNFIKYYHPDLASGKINADSLFLVNVKNISAQDDFNSITEKLTSKLNKKFTASAPAETSRDVLSKNQNFDWFQKNRKVSSENKDLLNTIYKHRYNFENLPKGKLVSDEKKYPFPKTENLPIEYRLLALAKIQGIVDYLFPHKYIMDKGFEEFFKNSLDENSKINSRKDFEILMAKFASKLKDSHAFSFYKQLNYKKDIFHGNYLAPFDFQIVDDHILVTHLIFPEICSKAQINIGDKITSINGKSIPQIIKEKGELLSTSNNEKLVYVLSKYENNLIWPDDLSQKSIEVKSGKSNKRFSTKIDMVDISNKEKYDFIVTYLQDKIQKRENRKIVHDDVAYFKINHTYQFINKVSNDKMDAVMDSILVDASKKKAIVFDMRAYPDWGGFVNYYIYKYFSPVENYFYKYYAPNLKNIGTFFYLEDRAHYFPEIKDKKTYQYQGKVFILVNPESQSASEWYTMSLQNIFPQSLTIGQQSAGADGDLVKVNLPGDYLLEFTGNGIFYPDNSQTQQTGIRINELIKYKDQDFLDKKDLEFERVLKELK; via the coding sequence ATGAAAAAAACGTCAGTTCTTCTTATCTTTTTTTTATTTCAACAATCCGTTTTCGCTCAGAAAGATCAGTATGATGACTTCATCAAAACCTGGAATTTCATTAAATATTATCATCCGGATCTCGCAAGCGGAAAGATAAATGCTGACAGTTTATTTTTGGTCAATGTGAAAAATATCAGCGCTCAGGATGATTTTAATTCTATAACTGAGAAATTAACTTCAAAACTCAATAAAAAATTCACAGCTTCGGCTCCTGCTGAAACATCACGGGACGTTCTTTCAAAAAATCAGAATTTCGACTGGTTTCAGAAAAACCGAAAAGTAAGTTCTGAAAATAAAGATTTACTCAATACCATTTACAAACATCGATATAATTTTGAAAACCTTCCAAAAGGCAAATTGGTGAGTGATGAAAAAAAATATCCATTTCCTAAAACTGAAAATCTTCCGATAGAATATCGTTTACTGGCTTTGGCAAAAATACAGGGAATTGTAGACTACCTTTTTCCTCACAAATATATTATGGATAAAGGCTTTGAAGAGTTTTTTAAAAATAGTTTAGACGAAAATTCAAAAATAAATTCAAGGAAAGATTTTGAAATTTTAATGGCGAAATTTGCTTCAAAATTAAAGGATAGTCACGCTTTCAGTTTTTACAAACAATTGAATTATAAAAAAGATATTTTTCATGGCAATTATCTTGCGCCATTTGATTTTCAGATTGTTGATGATCATATTCTAGTTACGCATCTCATTTTTCCGGAAATCTGCTCCAAAGCTCAAATTAATATTGGAGATAAGATTACTTCAATTAACGGTAAAAGCATTCCCCAAATCATCAAAGAGAAAGGAGAATTACTATCTACCTCGAATAATGAAAAACTGGTATATGTTCTTTCAAAATATGAAAATAACCTGATCTGGCCCGACGATCTTTCACAAAAGAGTATAGAAGTAAAATCTGGCAAGAGCAACAAGAGATTTTCTACAAAAATTGATATGGTTGACATTTCCAATAAAGAAAAATACGACTTCATTGTTACTTATTTACAGGATAAAATACAGAAAAGAGAAAACCGTAAAATTGTTCATGACGATGTTGCCTACTTTAAAATCAATCATACGTACCAGTTTATTAATAAGGTATCCAATGACAAGATGGATGCGGTTATGGATAGTATTTTAGTTGATGCTTCAAAGAAAAAAGCGATTGTTTTTGATATGAGAGCTTACCCTGATTGGGGTGGTTTTGTGAATTATTATATCTACAAATATTTCTCTCCTGTCGAAAATTATTTTTATAAATATTATGCTCCAAATCTTAAAAACATAGGCACGTTTTTTTATTTGGAAGATCGAGCTCATTATTTTCCAGAGATTAAAGACAAAAAAACATATCAATATCAGGGGAAAGTATTTATTCTTGTAAACCCCGAATCTCAAAGCGCAAGCGAATGGTATACCATGAGTCTTCAGAATATTTTCCCGCAATCCTTAACGATTGGCCAGCAAAGTGCCGGTGCAGACGGAGACCTCGTTAAAGTAAATTTACCCGGTGATTATCTTCTGGAATTTACAGGAAACGGAATTTTTTATCCTGATAATTCTCAAACCCAACAAACCGGAATCAGAATCAATGAATTGATTAAATATAAAGATCAGGACTTCTTAGATAAAAAAGATTTGGAATTTGAGAGGGTTTTAAAAGAGTTAAAATAA
- a CDS encoding glycine-rich domain-containing protein: protein MMNKDLWEKIELFDFDHPPSEYDFTLRLAHENYWTQNFTKQAILEYKKFMYLAAVSDMMVSPSEIVDTVWHQHLIFTKSYSEFCTILEKQIQHIPSTHNKEDFQKFKLAKERTAKLYETHFGKQPESIWDHANPYESLNLKKSNFKLRTSLIVGIIAFIVLSFPLYFLLKPLYFNIKNPDFIFLFLGLIIISFVVLEWYNRRKFAQAIRLFDKDSFVFDLQPYELIYLKDRNISSVVNGTVNELIDNGSIKINEDQTISTNKLTFIQSREHQQVIDLLKDLGKTSYPIFLIQLITKPAFSNIIKSMDEVKKYFIRSKVFSNLFVLNFIVFLSLIMFGFLRIVTGILRDKPVLLISFAVVILIFMMIGYLLKLTNSFTSKILPDLYKTAILPKKNTNNDWQWSYFLMGTAVLTTSFVPLTAKSTYDGSGGGCGTSSSSDSSCGGSSCSSCGGCGGD, encoded by the coding sequence ATGATGAATAAAGATCTTTGGGAAAAAATTGAGCTGTTTGATTTTGATCATCCACCAAGTGAATATGATTTTACATTGCGGTTGGCTCATGAAAATTATTGGACTCAAAATTTTACAAAACAGGCGATTTTAGAATACAAAAAATTCATGTATCTGGCTGCAGTTTCAGACATGATGGTTTCACCTTCAGAAATTGTAGATACGGTTTGGCATCAACATCTTATTTTCACCAAATCTTATTCAGAATTTTGTACGATTTTAGAAAAACAAATTCAGCATATTCCTTCCACACACAATAAGGAAGATTTTCAAAAATTTAAACTCGCCAAAGAACGTACGGCAAAACTGTATGAAACTCATTTTGGAAAACAACCTGAAAGTATTTGGGATCACGCAAATCCGTATGAAAGTCTGAACCTGAAAAAATCGAACTTTAAACTGAGAACTTCATTAATTGTAGGAATAATTGCATTCATCGTTCTAAGTTTTCCACTTTATTTTTTATTGAAACCGTTGTATTTCAACATTAAAAATCCTGATTTTATTTTTTTATTTTTAGGATTAATCATAATTTCTTTCGTGGTATTGGAATGGTATAACCGAAGAAAGTTTGCACAAGCAATCCGTTTATTCGATAAAGACTCTTTTGTATTTGATCTTCAGCCTTATGAATTAATTTATCTTAAAGACCGAAATATTTCTTCTGTAGTCAACGGAACCGTAAATGAATTGATTGATAATGGTTCGATAAAAATAAATGAAGATCAAACGATTAGCACTAACAAATTAACGTTCATACAATCACGAGAACATCAACAGGTTATTGATTTATTAAAAGATCTTGGAAAAACCTCTTATCCCATTTTTTTAATTCAGTTGATTACAAAACCTGCGTTTTCAAACATCATTAAATCGATGGATGAGGTTAAAAAATATTTTATCCGGTCAAAGGTTTTTTCCAATTTATTCGTTCTGAATTTTATCGTTTTTCTATCATTAATCATGTTTGGATTTCTAAGAATTGTCACTGGAATTTTACGCGACAAACCCGTTTTGCTCATAAGTTTTGCTGTAGTTATTCTCATTTTTATGATGATAGGATACTTACTTAAATTAACCAATTCATTTACTTCTAAAATTCTACCCGACTTATACAAAACCGCTATATTGCCGAAAAAAAACACCAACAACGATTGGCAATGGAGCTATTTTCTTATGGGAACGGCAGTTTTAACAACGTCTTTTGTACCTTTAACTGCCAAATCAACTTATGACGGTTCAGGTGGTGGTTGCGGAACCTCATCATCATCAGATTCATCTTGTGGCGGTAGCTCGTGCAGCAGTTGCGGAGGTTGTGGTGGAGATTAA